In one Melaminivora jejuensis genomic region, the following are encoded:
- a CDS encoding YhdP family protein, with protein MAGCARWALGLTAAAWLALAAAWAGLHGWIVPRIDSLRPHLERQATRALGVPVRVAAIAATSNGIFPTVQLSGVTLLGEEGRPGLQLPRVVVALSPRSLLRLGFEQIYIEAPQLDIRRAPDGRIFIAGMAFRDSGEADSRAADWLFAQPEVFIQGGTLRYVDELRGVAPLALHEVDLVLRNGSRRHAVRLDATPAPGWGERFTLRGQFRQRLLSQHAGNWQTWSGQFYGHFPSADVSRLQRHVDLGALSIAQGAGSVRAWGDVRRGQLVGATVDMALSEVEATLGQDLQPLALRRITGRASARRLDGGFELRAEELRFTTAGGQHWPGGQLLLRQVDAGTHSGAGELRAERLDLAVLAQLAARLPLGEALHRALATYAPAGQVEGLAAQWHGPLQAPRDYQVRAQVRGLALAAHGGPAQVPGLAGADVQFELSQAGGQAQLAMRDGHLALPGVFEDALVAVQRLSASVRWQIEGEQISVQASDLRFANADAEGQARLAWHTGAGSTGGAGGGDGRLPGVLELSGQLTRADATRVHRYLPLAVPQEARHYVRDAISAGSASRVQFRVQGGLQDFPFSDGKKGEFRIAAQVRGVEYAYVPASAQQPGERPWPALSGLGGELIFEGSSMRVQGAAGTLAGAPQLRVHSTGARIADLEHPVVEVDGQIRGPLADMLALVRNSHVADLTQGALDAASASGGAELALGLTLPIDDLARSAVRGSVQLQGNDVRFVPESPLVAGARGSVQFTEDGFTLAGVQGRALGGPVVLDGGMRAAPGARRRCACAPRARPAPRVCATPACGMP; from the coding sequence ATGGCGGGCTGTGCGCGCTGGGCGCTGGGCCTGACGGCGGCGGCCTGGCTGGCGCTGGCGGCTGCCTGGGCAGGCCTGCACGGCTGGATTGTGCCGCGCATCGACAGCCTGCGTCCGCACCTGGAGCGCCAGGCCACACGCGCCCTGGGGGTGCCGGTGCGCGTGGCCGCCATCGCCGCCACCAGCAACGGCATCTTCCCGACGGTGCAGCTGTCGGGCGTCACGCTGCTGGGCGAGGAGGGCCGGCCCGGCCTGCAACTGCCGCGCGTGGTGGTGGCGCTGTCGCCGCGCTCGCTGCTGCGCCTGGGCTTCGAGCAAATCTATATCGAGGCGCCGCAGCTGGACATACGCCGCGCGCCGGACGGGCGCATCTTCATCGCCGGCATGGCGTTTCGCGACAGTGGCGAGGCCGACAGCCGCGCCGCCGACTGGCTGTTTGCCCAGCCCGAGGTGTTCATCCAGGGCGGCACGCTGCGCTATGTGGACGAGCTGCGCGGTGTGGCGCCGCTGGCGCTGCATGAGGTCGATTTGGTGCTGCGCAACGGCAGCCGTCGCCACGCCGTGCGCCTGGACGCCACGCCGGCGCCCGGCTGGGGCGAGCGCTTCACGCTGCGCGGACAGTTCCGCCAGCGGCTGCTCAGCCAGCACGCCGGCAACTGGCAGACCTGGAGCGGGCAGTTCTATGGCCACTTCCCGAGCGCCGATGTCTCGCGCCTGCAGCGCCACGTCGATCTGGGTGCGCTGTCCATCGCGCAGGGCGCAGGCAGCGTGCGCGCCTGGGGCGATGTGCGGCGCGGGCAGCTGGTGGGCGCCACGGTGGACATGGCGCTGTCCGAGGTCGAGGCCACCCTGGGCCAGGATCTGCAGCCGCTGGCGCTGCGCCGCATCACGGGCCGCGCCAGTGCGCGCCGGCTCGATGGCGGCTTCGAGCTGCGCGCCGAGGAGCTGCGCTTCACCACTGCCGGCGGGCAGCACTGGCCGGGCGGCCAGCTGCTGCTGCGCCAGGTCGATGCCGGCACGCACAGCGGTGCGGGTGAGTTGCGTGCCGAACGGCTCGATCTGGCCGTGCTGGCCCAGCTGGCGGCGCGCCTGCCGCTGGGCGAGGCGCTGCACCGGGCGCTGGCGACCTATGCGCCGGCGGGCCAGGTCGAAGGCCTGGCGGCGCAGTGGCACGGGCCGCTGCAGGCACCGCGCGACTACCAGGTGCGCGCGCAGGTGCGCGGCCTGGCGCTGGCCGCGCACGGCGGGCCGGCGCAGGTGCCGGGCCTGGCCGGCGCGGACGTGCAGTTCGAGCTGAGCCAGGCCGGCGGCCAGGCGCAGCTGGCCATGCGCGATGGCCACCTGGCCCTGCCCGGCGTGTTCGAGGACGCGCTCGTTGCCGTGCAGCGCCTGTCGGCCAGTGTGCGCTGGCAGATCGAGGGCGAGCAAATCAGCGTACAGGCCAGCGACCTGCGCTTTGCCAACGCCGACGCCGAGGGCCAGGCGCGCCTGGCCTGGCATACCGGCGCGGGCAGCACGGGTGGCGCGGGTGGCGGCGATGGGCGCCTGCCGGGCGTGCTGGAGCTGTCGGGCCAGCTCACGCGCGCCGATGCCACGCGCGTACACCGCTACCTGCCGCTGGCCGTGCCGCAGGAGGCGCGCCACTACGTGCGCGACGCCATCAGCGCCGGCAGCGCCAGCCGGGTGCAGTTTCGCGTGCAGGGCGGTCTGCAGGACTTCCCATTTTCCGATGGCAAAAAGGGCGAGTTCCGCATCGCTGCCCAGGTCAGGGGCGTCGAATACGCCTATGTGCCGGCCAGCGCCCAGCAGCCGGGCGAGCGGCCCTGGCCGGCGCTGTCGGGCCTGGGCGGCGAGCTGATCTTCGAAGGCTCGTCCATGCGGGTGCAGGGCGCTGCCGGCACGCTGGCCGGCGCGCCGCAATTGCGCGTACACAGCACCGGCGCGCGCATTGCCGACCTGGAGCATCCGGTGGTCGAGGTCGATGGCCAGATTCGCGGGCCGCTGGCCGACATGCTGGCGCTGGTGCGCAACTCGCACGTGGCCGATCTGACGCAGGGCGCGCTGGATGCGGCCAGCGCCAGCGGGGGCGCCGAGCTGGCGCTGGGCCTGACGCTGCCCATCGATGATCTGGCCAGATCCGCCGTGCGCGGCAGCGTGCAGCTGCAGGGCAACGACGTGCGCTTCGTGCCCGAGTCGCCCCTGGTGGCCGGCGCGCGCGGCAGCGTGCAATTCACCGAGGATGGCTTCACCCTGGCCGGCGTGCAGGGCCGCGCCCTGGGCGGGCCGGTGGTGCTCGATGGCGGGATGCGCGCCGCCCCGGGGGCGAGGCGCAGGTGCGCGTGCGCGCCCAGGGCACGGCCAGCGCCGAGGGTCTGCGCAACGCCGGCCTGTGGGATGCCGTGA
- a CDS encoding SIS domain-containing protein — MSASLPAVPALPDEQILRLARDTLAIEAQALHGVAARLGAPFVQAVQLLLATTGRVIVMGMGKSGHVGRKIAATLASTGTPAFFVHPAEASHGDLGMVTAGDLVLALSNSGESSELNVLLPLLRRQDVPLVALTGRLDSTLARHADVALDCGVEREACPLNLAPTASTTAQLALGDALAVTLLDARGFRPEDFARSHPGGALGRRLLTHVRDVMRGGDAVPRVLPEADFGQLMREMSAKGVGAAAIVDEAGRPLGIFTDGDLRRRIEAGLELRALRAREVMHAGPRTIAADALAADAARLMERHAITSVLVTDVHGGLVGIVHIGDLMRAKVI; from the coding sequence ATGTCCGCCTCCCTGCCTGCCGTCCCGGCCCTGCCCGATGAACAAATCCTGCGCCTGGCCCGCGACACCCTGGCCATCGAGGCGCAGGCGCTGCACGGCGTGGCCGCGCGCCTGGGCGCGCCCTTCGTGCAGGCCGTGCAGCTGCTGCTGGCCACCACTGGGCGCGTCATCGTCATGGGCATGGGCAAGAGTGGCCATGTCGGGCGCAAGATCGCCGCCACGCTGGCCTCCACCGGCACGCCGGCCTTCTTCGTCCACCCGGCCGAGGCCAGCCACGGCGACTTAGGCATGGTGACTGCCGGCGACCTGGTGCTGGCCCTGTCCAACAGCGGCGAGAGCAGCGAGCTGAACGTGCTGCTGCCGCTGCTGCGGCGCCAGGACGTGCCGCTGGTGGCGCTCACGGGCCGGCTGGATTCGACCCTGGCGCGTCATGCCGACGTGGCGCTGGACTGCGGTGTCGAGCGCGAGGCCTGCCCCTTGAATCTGGCGCCCACCGCCAGCACTACGGCGCAACTGGCGCTGGGCGATGCGCTGGCCGTGACGCTGCTGGACGCGCGCGGCTTCCGGCCCGAGGACTTTGCCCGCTCGCACCCCGGCGGCGCGCTGGGCCGGCGCCTGCTGACCCATGTGCGCGACGTGATGCGTGGCGGCGACGCCGTGCCGCGCGTGCTGCCCGAGGCAGATTTCGGCCAATTGATGCGCGAGATGAGCGCCAAGGGCGTGGGCGCCGCCGCCATCGTCGATGAGGCCGGCCGGCCCCTGGGCATCTTCACCGACGGCGACCTGCGCCGGCGCATCGAGGCCGGCCTGGAGCTGCGCGCCCTGCGCGCGCGCGAGGTCATGCACGCCGGGCCGCGCACCATCGCCGCCGACGCCCTGGCCGCCGACGCCGCGCGGCTGATGGAGCGCCACGCCATCACCAGCGTGCTGGTCACCGACGTGCATGGCGGCTTGGTGGGCATCGTCCACATTGGCGACCTGATGCGCGCCAAGGTCATCTGA
- a CDS encoding KdsC family phosphatase, translating to MADLHAPLAPLAPVITFAPELLLCAQDVRVAFFDVDGVLTDGGLYFSEAGETLKRFHTLDGHGLKLLQQGGITPAIVTGRDSPALRLRLQALGVQHARFGTEDKAPAAASILAELGLSWQQAAAMGDDWPDLPLLRRAALSCAPPDAHAEVRAVARHITRACAGQGAARELCDLLLTASGRYASLLARYAA from the coding sequence ATGGCAGACCTACACGCTCCGCTGGCTCCGCTGGCCCCCGTCATCACCTTTGCACCCGAGCTGCTGCTGTGCGCCCAGGACGTGCGCGTGGCGTTCTTCGATGTCGATGGCGTGCTGACCGACGGCGGCCTGTATTTCTCCGAGGCGGGCGAGACGCTCAAGCGCTTCCACACGCTCGATGGCCACGGCCTGAAGCTGCTGCAGCAAGGCGGCATCACCCCGGCCATCGTCACCGGGCGCGACTCGCCGGCGCTGCGCCTACGTCTGCAGGCGCTGGGCGTGCAGCACGCGCGCTTCGGCACCGAGGACAAGGCTCCGGCAGCGGCCAGCATCCTGGCCGAGCTGGGCCTGTCGTGGCAGCAGGCCGCCGCCATGGGCGACGACTGGCCCGATCTGCCCCTGCTGCGCCGCGCCGCCCTGTCCTGCGCGCCGCCCGATGCGCACGCCGAGGTGCGCGCCGTGGCCCGGCACATCACCCGGGCCTGCGCCGGGCAGGGTGCGGCGCGCGAGCTGTGCGACCTGCTGCTCACCGCCAGCGGGCGCTACGCCAGCCTGCTGGCGCGGTACGCAGCATGA
- the lptC gene encoding LPS export ABC transporter periplasmic protein LptC, whose translation MSPVAAPQSPPHRAPRSLRQLWERVSLYLPVLLMALLALGTWWLVRNAPKPQLPVADRPASHEPDYYMRDFSVKSFEADGRLGSELRGTLLKHYPDTDTLEVDQARMRSTGEDGRVLTARAHRALSNADGSEVQLFGQAQVVREPLAPPGGGAPTPRLEFAGEFLHAWVKEERVRSHQPVTLRRGSDTFTADSLEYDHLSQVLELRGRVRGSLAAPATR comes from the coding sequence ATGAGCCCGGTCGCTGCGCCGCAGTCCCCGCCGCACCGCGCGCCCCGATCGTTGCGCCAGCTCTGGGAGCGCGTGTCGCTGTACCTGCCGGTGCTGCTCATGGCGCTGCTGGCGCTGGGCACCTGGTGGCTGGTACGCAACGCGCCCAAGCCGCAACTGCCGGTGGCCGACAGGCCGGCCAGCCATGAGCCCGATTACTACATGCGCGATTTTTCCGTCAAGAGCTTCGAGGCCGATGGCCGGCTGGGCAGCGAGTTGCGCGGCACGCTGCTCAAGCACTATCCGGACACCGACACGCTGGAGGTCGATCAGGCGCGGATGCGCTCGACCGGCGAGGACGGGCGCGTGCTCACGGCGCGCGCCCACCGCGCCCTGAGCAATGCTGACGGCTCCGAGGTGCAACTCTTTGGCCAGGCGCAGGTGGTGCGCGAGCCGCTGGCGCCGCCGGGCGGCGGCGCGCCCACGCCGCGCCTGGAGTTCGCCGGCGAGTTCCTGCACGCCTGGGTCAAGGAAGAGCGCGTGCGCTCCCATCAGCCGGTGACGCTGCGCCGGGGCAGCGACACCTTCACCGCCGACAGCCTGGAGTACGACCATCTCAGCCAGGTGCTGGAGCTGCGCGGGCGCGTGCGCGGCAGCCTGGCGGCGCCGGCGACGCGCTGA
- a CDS encoding RNA recognition motif domain-containing protein, giving the protein MGNKLYVGNLPYSVRDQDLEQAFGQFGAVTSAKVMMERDTGRSKGFGFVEMGSDEEAQQAINGMNGQSLGGRSIVVNEARPMEPRPPRSGGGGYGGGGGGFGGGGGYGGGGRSGGGGYGGGREGGGGGYGGGRSEGGFRSPYGGSGRSGGGGGYGGGRSGGGYGGGNSGY; this is encoded by the coding sequence ATGGGCAACAAACTGTACGTAGGCAACCTGCCCTATTCCGTGCGCGACCAGGACCTGGAGCAGGCCTTCGGCCAGTTCGGCGCAGTCACCAGCGCCAAGGTCATGATGGAGCGCGACACCGGTCGCTCCAAGGGTTTCGGCTTTGTCGAGATGGGCAGCGACGAAGAGGCGCAGCAAGCCATCAACGGCATGAACGGCCAGTCCCTGGGCGGTCGCAGCATCGTCGTCAATGAGGCCCGTCCGATGGAGCCGCGTCCCCCGCGCAGCGGTGGCGGCGGCTACGGCGGCGGCGGTGGCGGCTTTGGTGGTGGCGGCGGCTACGGCGGCGGTGGCCGCAGCGGTGGCGGCGGCTACGGCGGTGGCCGTGAAGGCGGCGGTGGCGGCTACGGCGGCGGTCGCAGCGAAGGCGGCTTTCGCAGCCCCTACGGCGGCAGTGGCCGCAGCGGTGGTGGCGGCGGCTACGGCGGTGGCCGCAGCGGTGGCGGCTACGGCGGCGGCAACAGCGGCTATTGA
- the metX gene encoding homoserine O-succinyltransferase MetX, with protein sequence MSFIATPQTMGFAEPLALASGAAIRDYHLTYETYGTLSAARDNAVLVCHALNASHHVAGHYAGQPKSEGWWDNMIGPGKSLDTNRFFVIGVNNLGSCFGSTGPMHVNPDTGEVYGADFPVVTVEDWVNAQARLLDELGIEQLAAVMGGSLGGMQALSWTLQYPERMRHAVVVASAPNLTAENIAFNEVARRAIVTDPDFHGGHFYRHGVIPKRGLRIARMIGHITYLSDDVMNEKFGRELRSAVNGDYQYSTQDVEFQIESYLRYQGDKFSEYFDANTYLLITRALDYFDPARRHGGSLAQALAVARAKFLLVSFSTDWRFAPARSREIVQALLENRRGVAYAEIDAPHGHDAFLLDDARYMAVVRAYFDNIAKELQP encoded by the coding sequence ATGTCGTTCATCGCCACACCGCAGACCATGGGCTTTGCCGAGCCGCTGGCGCTTGCCTCGGGCGCCGCCATCCGCGACTACCACCTGACGTACGAGACCTATGGCACGCTCAGCGCCGCGCGCGACAACGCCGTGCTGGTGTGCCATGCGCTCAATGCCTCGCACCACGTCGCCGGCCATTACGCCGGCCAGCCCAAAAGCGAGGGCTGGTGGGACAACATGATCGGCCCGGGCAAGAGCCTGGACACCAATCGCTTCTTCGTCATCGGCGTGAACAACCTGGGTTCGTGCTTCGGCTCGACCGGGCCGATGCACGTCAACCCGGACACCGGCGAGGTCTATGGCGCCGACTTCCCCGTGGTCACGGTCGAGGACTGGGTCAATGCCCAGGCGCGCCTGCTCGACGAGCTGGGCATCGAGCAACTCGCCGCCGTCATGGGCGGCAGCCTGGGCGGGATGCAGGCGCTTTCCTGGACGCTGCAATACCCCGAGCGGATGCGCCACGCCGTGGTCGTGGCCAGCGCGCCCAACCTGACGGCGGAGAACATCGCCTTCAACGAAGTCGCGCGCCGCGCCATCGTGACCGACCCGGACTTCCACGGCGGGCACTTCTACCGCCACGGCGTGATCCCCAAGCGCGGCCTGCGCATCGCCCGCATGATCGGCCACATCACCTACCTGTCGGACGACGTGATGAACGAGAAGTTTGGCCGCGAACTCAGGAGCGCGGTCAACGGCGACTACCAGTACAGCACGCAGGACGTGGAGTTCCAGATTGAGAGCTACCTGCGCTACCAGGGCGACAAGTTCAGCGAGTACTTCGACGCCAACACCTATTTGCTCATCACCCGGGCGCTGGATTATTTCGATCCGGCGCGCCGACACGGCGGCAGCCTGGCGCAGGCGCTGGCTGTGGCGCGGGCAAAATTTTTGCTGGTCAGCTTCTCCACCGACTGGCGCTTTGCCCCGGCGCGCAGCCGCGAGATCGTGCAGGCGCTGCTGGAAAACCGCCGGGGCGTCGCCTATGCCGAGATCGACGCGCCGCACGGGCACGACGCCTTCTTGCTCGACGACGCGCGCTACATGGCCGTGGTGCGCGCCTATTTCGACAACATCGCCAAGGAGCTGCAGCCATGA
- the metW gene encoding methionine biosynthesis protein MetW, whose amino-acid sequence MSDRPTMEAIARLVPHGARVLDLGCGDGALLDLLQRTRGCSGYGIEIADANVLACVRRGVNVIQLNLDEGLAMFADDSFDVVLQIDTLQHLRNAEVMLRETARVGRSAVVAFPNFAHWPNRLSILRGRMPVTSRLPYQWYDTPNIRVGTYKDFEVLAHRNRLRVLDSFGLQDGQVVRFAPNARAGTAVFHFERA is encoded by the coding sequence ATGAGCGACCGCCCCACCATGGAAGCCATCGCCCGCCTGGTGCCGCACGGCGCCCGCGTGCTCGACCTGGGCTGCGGCGACGGCGCGTTGCTGGATTTGCTGCAGCGCACGCGCGGCTGCTCGGGCTACGGCATCGAAATCGCCGACGCCAACGTGCTGGCCTGCGTGCGCCGGGGCGTCAACGTCATCCAGCTCAACCTGGACGAGGGCCTGGCCATGTTTGCCGACGACAGCTTCGACGTGGTGCTGCAAATCGACACCCTGCAGCACCTGCGCAACGCTGAAGTCATGCTGCGCGAGACGGCGCGCGTGGGCCGGAGTGCCGTCGTCGCCTTCCCCAACTTCGCCCACTGGCCCAACCGGCTGTCCATCCTGCGCGGGCGGATGCCGGTCACCAGCCGCCTGCCCTACCAGTGGTATGACACGCCCAACATCCGCGTGGGCACCTACAAGGACTTCGAGGTGCTGGCGCACAGAAACCGCCTGCGCGTGCTCGACTCCTTCGGCCTGCAGGACGGCCAGGTCGTGCGCTTTGCGCCCAATGCGCGCGCCGGCACGGCGGTATTCCATTTCGAGCGTGCTTGA
- a CDS encoding methyl-accepting chemotaxis protein, whose amino-acid sequence MVKAVSSSLRSPSVARRVTLAALALVAAVLVLLGIALTLLTERSTRQQLVQSVGTTAVAVAQSLDAADNASREMVRGAMKGFQRYFEAQMHLDEATGELRSYGGLVNGDSGSVDKFAQETEGVAAVYARKGADFVVVTTSIKNADGQRALDTLLTSADPAHATVSKGEPYTGLVSVQGKPYMGHYLPVKNSAGQVVALLFIGNDVSLFQAMVQKQVENTHFFEHGGVYVVAAGATPEQARFIYHPSARGRKVLEVAPGAAPFLQELAGAPDGYVRHAQALLAPTQADTWALMRPSQGGWWIVAEVPDAEAMAGFWRTTAALWALLALALVLLGAGLLLMLRRSISQPLGSLTQAVTLVAQGDLTQSFANRRRDEIGALVQEVEGLRQRYAQMLRQVRQAADSIETASAEIASGNQDLSGRTEATASSLAQTAQSMEQLTATVQQSADAARQANQLASSAAEVAARGGQAVGQVVDTMEGISSASRKIGDIIQVIDSIAFQTNILALNAAVEAARAGDSGRGFAVVAGEVRALAGRSGEAAREIRQLIQASVDQVESGTRLVQHAGSTMQEIVGSVQRVGDIIGEISAAAAEQAGGIGQVNQAVGQLDRMTQQNAALVEQSAAAAHSLREQAMRLAGAVQVFRLEANQSARALPPGAAAHTPPLALQG is encoded by the coding sequence ATGGTCAAAGCCGTTTCTTCCAGTCTTCGCAGCCCCTCGGTGGCCCGGCGGGTCACCCTGGCGGCGCTGGCGCTGGTGGCCGCCGTGCTGGTGCTGCTGGGCATTGCGCTGACCCTGTTGACCGAGCGCAGCACGCGCCAGCAGCTGGTGCAAAGCGTGGGCACCACCGCCGTGGCCGTGGCCCAGTCGCTGGACGCCGCCGACAACGCCAGCCGCGAGATGGTGCGCGGCGCCATGAAGGGCTTCCAGCGCTATTTCGAGGCGCAGATGCACCTGGACGAGGCCACGGGCGAACTGCGCAGCTATGGCGGCCTGGTCAATGGCGACTCCGGTTCGGTGGACAAGTTCGCCCAGGAAACCGAAGGCGTGGCGGCGGTCTATGCGCGCAAGGGCGCGGACTTCGTCGTCGTCACCACCTCCATCAAGAATGCCGACGGCCAGCGCGCCCTGGACACGCTGCTGACAAGTGCCGACCCGGCCCATGCCACGGTCAGCAAGGGCGAGCCCTACACCGGGCTGGTCAGCGTACAGGGCAAGCCCTACATGGGCCACTATCTGCCGGTCAAGAACTCCGCCGGCCAGGTCGTGGCGCTGCTGTTCATCGGCAACGACGTGAGCCTGTTCCAGGCCATGGTGCAGAAACAGGTCGAGAACACGCACTTCTTCGAGCACGGTGGGGTCTATGTCGTCGCCGCTGGCGCCACGCCCGAGCAGGCGCGCTTCATCTACCACCCCAGCGCGCGCGGGCGCAAGGTGCTGGAGGTGGCCCCCGGCGCTGCCCCCTTCCTGCAGGAGCTGGCCGGCGCCCCTGATGGCTACGTGCGCCACGCCCAGGCGCTGCTGGCGCCCACGCAGGCCGACACCTGGGCGCTGATGCGTCCGAGCCAGGGCGGCTGGTGGATCGTCGCCGAGGTGCCCGACGCCGAGGCCATGGCGGGCTTTTGGCGCACCACCGCCGCCCTGTGGGCGTTGCTGGCGCTGGCGCTGGTGCTGCTGGGCGCTGGGCTGCTGCTCATGCTGCGCCGCAGCATCAGCCAGCCGCTGGGCAGCCTGACGCAGGCCGTCACCCTGGTGGCGCAGGGCGACCTGACGCAGAGCTTCGCCAACCGCCGACGCGACGAGATCGGCGCGCTGGTGCAGGAGGTGGAGGGCCTGCGCCAGCGCTACGCGCAGATGCTGCGCCAGGTGCGCCAGGCCGCCGACAGCATCGAGACCGCCAGCGCCGAGATCGCCAGCGGCAACCAGGATCTGTCGGGCCGCACCGAGGCCACGGCCAGCAGCCTGGCGCAGACCGCGCAGAGCATGGAGCAGCTAACCGCGACGGTGCAGCAGTCCGCCGATGCGGCGCGCCAGGCCAACCAGCTGGCCAGCAGCGCCGCCGAGGTCGCCGCGCGCGGCGGCCAGGCGGTGGGGCAGGTGGTGGACACCATGGAGGGCATCAGCAGCGCCAGCCGCAAGATTGGCGACATCATCCAGGTCATCGACTCGATCGCCTTCCAGACCAACATCCTGGCGCTCAATGCGGCCGTGGAGGCGGCACGCGCTGGCGACTCGGGCCGGGGCTTTGCCGTGGTGGCCGGCGAGGTGCGTGCGCTGGCCGGGCGCTCGGGCGAGGCGGCGCGCGAGATCCGCCAGCTCATCCAGGCCTCGGTCGATCAGGTCGAATCCGGCACGCGGCTGGTGCAGCACGCCGGCAGCACCATGCAGGAGATCGTCGGCAGCGTGCAGCGCGTGGGCGACATCATTGGCGAGATCAGCGCCGCCGCTGCCGAGCAGGCCGGCGGCATCGGCCAGGTCAACCAGGCCGTGGGCCAGCTCGACCGGATGACGCAGCAAAACGCCGCGCTGGTCGAGCAGTCCGCCGCCGCCGCGCACAGCCTGCGCGAGCAGGCCATGCGCCTGGCCGGCGCGGTGCAGGTGTTCCGCCTGGAGGCGAATCAGTCTGCGCGCGCACTGCCGCCGGGCGCTGCCGCGCACACGCCGCCGCTGGCGCTGCAGGGGTGA
- a CDS encoding GGDEF domain-containing protein, producing the protein MTVVRPQGREGVDLWALGLLAHGGCYVLYALRGHAPDWATVVLANALLSSAFALTLAAVAQFHARPLPWWRMGLPVAAALLLFGWHVGDYRARQMSAGVVLPLQLLLTLWALWRPQAPGQPRGAWLISLSMGIEVLLMGGRGWLALSGRLDNADLLQLSPTQAVLFMMAFVTIILASLGFILMTKDRADAANQHLAAYDALTGVVNRRALLQVLEREVAQAARTASPYALVLLDIDHFKAVNDTRGHLAGDQVLRHVSQVLRARLRGQDLLGRYGGEEFLVLLPGTDLAGALQVAEGLRQAVQDAPCPWSGGSIAVTISLGVCAARPHAPGCAEALIDAADQALYAAKQAGRNRVQHGPAPQCAAGMS; encoded by the coding sequence ATGACCGTGGTGCGCCCGCAAGGCCGCGAGGGCGTGGACTTGTGGGCCTTGGGCCTGCTGGCGCACGGCGGCTGCTACGTGCTGTACGCGCTGCGCGGCCATGCGCCCGACTGGGCCACCGTGGTGCTGGCCAATGCCCTGCTGTCAAGCGCCTTTGCCCTGACGCTGGCGGCAGTCGCGCAGTTCCATGCGCGCCCCCTGCCCTGGTGGCGCATGGGACTGCCGGTGGCGGCTGCGCTGCTGCTGTTCGGCTGGCACGTGGGCGACTACCGCGCCCGGCAGATGTCCGCTGGCGTAGTGCTGCCGCTGCAGCTACTGCTGACGTTGTGGGCGCTGTGGCGCCCGCAGGCGCCCGGCCAGCCGCGCGGCGCCTGGCTGATCAGCCTGAGCATGGGCATCGAGGTGCTGCTGATGGGCGGACGCGGCTGGCTGGCGCTGTCCGGGCGGCTGGACAACGCTGACCTGCTGCAGCTCAGCCCGACGCAGGCGGTGCTCTTCATGATGGCCTTCGTCACCATCATCCTGGCCTCGCTGGGCTTCATCCTGATGACCAAGGATCGGGCCGACGCCGCCAACCAGCACCTGGCGGCCTACGACGCGCTGACCGGTGTGGTCAACCGCCGCGCCCTGCTGCAGGTGCTGGAGCGCGAGGTGGCCCAGGCCGCGCGCACGGCCAGCCCGTATGCGCTGGTGCTGCTGGACATCGACCACTTCAAGGCCGTCAACGACACGCGCGGTCACCTGGCCGGCGACCAGGTGCTGCGCCACGTCTCCCAGGTGCTGCGCGCACGGCTGCGCGGGCAGGACTTGCTGGGGCGCTACGGTGGCGAGGAGTTCCTGGTGCTGCTGCCCGGCACCGACCTGGCCGGCGCGCTGCAGGTGGCCGAGGGGCTGCGCCAGGCCGTGCAGGACGCACCTTGCCCCTGGTCGGGCGGCTCCATCGCCGTGACCATCAGCCTGGGCGTATGCGCCGCCCGCCCCCACGCGCCGGGCTGCGCCGAGGCGCTGATCGACGCTGCCGACCAGGCGCTGTATGCGGCCAAGCAAGCCGGGCGCAACCGCGTGCAGCATGGCCCTGCGCCGCAGTGCGCTGCCGGCATGTCCTGA